Proteins encoded within one genomic window of Synechococcus sp. PCC 7335:
- a CDS encoding response regulator transcription factor, translated as MVTSLQQVPSTTAQQQLSWQSNRIQGGDRARVLKHIIVISDAIELTEEIQTELSYEGYQVSVIHDGLRGLMAVKRFSPDLIIVDWNPPRLSGISICKRLRLHDREKPIILLTSENAVQERIEGFEAGANDCISPPFVKAEFVARINAKLALRQVSNDSAAILRCADIVLNRETREVFRGGVSIQLTAKEFSLLEFLMDHYCQVLTRTQILEDVWDYDYTGNSNTIEVYIRYLRNKLGDTDKKRLIHTVRGVGYMLREQCS; from the coding sequence ATGGTGACCTCTTTACAGCAAGTTCCCTCTACAACAGCTCAGCAACAGTTATCTTGGCAAAGCAATCGTATTCAGGGCGGCGATCGCGCTAGAGTTCTCAAACATATTATTGTTATTTCCGATGCGATAGAACTCACAGAAGAAATTCAGACTGAGCTGTCCTATGAAGGATATCAAGTCAGCGTTATTCACGATGGCCTACGAGGGCTGATGGCGGTTAAGCGGTTCTCTCCTGATCTGATCATCGTCGACTGGAATCCACCTAGATTAAGTGGGATAAGCATCTGTAAGCGACTACGCTTGCATGATCGGGAAAAGCCGATCATCTTACTCACAAGTGAGAATGCTGTTCAAGAGAGAATTGAAGGATTTGAAGCAGGCGCCAACGACTGTATTTCTCCCCCTTTTGTAAAGGCAGAATTCGTTGCTAGGATCAATGCTAAGTTAGCTCTTCGCCAGGTCTCTAACGACTCAGCAGCTATTCTAAGATGTGCTGATATTGTGCTCAATCGCGAGACAAGAGAAGTCTTTCGTGGGGGTGTTTCTATCCAGCTAACTGCGAAAGAATTTAGCTTGCTAGAGTTTCTAATGGACCACTACTGTCAAGTGCTAACGAGGACTCAAATCCTAGAAGATGTGTGGGACTACGACTACACAGGCAACTCTAACACTATCGAGGTTTACATCCGATACTTACGAAACAAGCTAGGAGATACTGATAAAAAGCGATTGATTCATACGGTCAGAGGCGTTGGGTATATGCTAAGAGAACAGTGCAGCTAA
- a CDS encoding thioredoxin domain-containing protein, with translation MGGTTHHKTNPRSNFNNMNDMPTLRDVDHSRGSLSAALSIMTYGSYQCPQSGQAHKTTKELQKSLGNQLCLIFRHFPQPERYPQALTAAETAEAAGSQGKFWEMHDKLFENQDALDDASLVEYASELDLDISQFLFEITHSVHLQRIQSDIDSASKDGVDDSPTFFISVRHKGSTNLAALVRQILIATVDNGSEEDLRPT, from the coding sequence ATGGGTGGAACAACCCACCATAAGACTAACCCTCGCTCAAACTTCAACAATATGAATGACATGCCGACGCTCAGAGATGTTGACCACAGCCGGGGTTCGCTATCAGCTGCGCTTTCGATCATGACCTACGGTAGCTATCAATGTCCTCAGTCTGGCCAAGCTCACAAAACAACCAAAGAACTGCAAAAGTCCTTAGGCAATCAGCTTTGCCTGATCTTTAGACATTTTCCCCAACCCGAGCGCTACCCTCAGGCGCTAACAGCAGCCGAAACTGCCGAAGCAGCAGGCAGTCAAGGAAAATTCTGGGAAATGCACGACAAACTATTCGAGAACCAAGACGCTCTCGACGATGCTTCTCTAGTAGAATATGCCAGTGAACTCGATTTGGACATCTCCCAGTTTCTTTTCGAGATAACTCACAGCGTCCATCTTCAGCGTATTCAATCTGATATCGATAGTGCCTCAAAGGACGGTGTCGACGATTCTCCAACATTCTTCATCAGCGTTCGTCACAAAGGAAGCACCAACCTAGCTGCTCTAGTTCGTCAGATTTTGATAGCCACCGTAGACAATGGGAGCGAGGAAGACTTGCGCCCCACCTAA